The following coding sequences lie in one Girardinichthys multiradiatus isolate DD_20200921_A chromosome 13, DD_fGirMul_XY1, whole genome shotgun sequence genomic window:
- the rbm48 gene encoding RNA-binding protein 48 gives RLEFILKAGKAFSTSMAAPVNKRTDCWRGPEVYKHHEQQRVCISRPKYRDGRKAKAVKVYTINLESRYVMVQGVPAIGVMTELIQLCALYGIVEEYRPLDEYPAEEFTEVYLVKFQKLTSARAAKRNMDEKSFYGGVLHVCYVPEYETVEDTKLKLQDRRSYIVRAARNRERERTEATQESPTSSDATLLNKILPRHDETSKNENTREALNVSHYSEFPPLPLPPEEHYSFRQNVPTEDKMGTLHNSFSNIEQPQAEGLGSNPTTSNWDQGTEGRLGSNPISGVRLIPRIAHLASRKHKMERSEEHSANVSGENGPLIGPKLPEPPKLDMEDESLNTTVTLIRSTMTQVGSIPEVKKVEKKAKPRRRI, from the exons CGTCTGGAGTTTATTTTGAAGGCCGGAAAAGCCTTTTCCACAAGCATGGCGGCCCCTGTCAACAAGAGAACCGACTGTTGGAGAGGCCCAGAAGTGTACAAACATCATGAACAGCAGAGAGTTTGCATTTCTCGGCCGAAATACCGAGACGGGAGAAAGGCCAAAGCGGTTAAG GTGTACACCATAAATTTAGAGTCCCGTTATGTGATGGTTCAAGGGGTTCCAGCCATCGGCGTGATGACGGAGCTGATCCAGCTGTGTGCGCTGTACGGCATCGTGGAGGAGTACCGACCCCTGGACGAATATCCAGCTGAGGAGTTTACAGAGGTCTACCTTGTCAAGTTTCAGAAACTAACAAGTGCCAG AGCAGCAAAACGTAACATGGATGAAAAGAGTTTCTATGGTGGTGTGCTGCATGTATGCTATGTCCCGGAGTACGAGACGGTGGAGGACACCAAGCTGAAGCTGCAGGACAGAAGGAGTTATATAGTGAGAGCAGCTCGGAATAGGG aaagagaaaggacAGAAGCAACGCAAGAGAGTCCTACATCATCAGATGCaacattattaaacaaaatcCTCCCCAGACACGATGAAAcatctaaaaatgaaaataccagaGAGGCTTTAAACGTGAGCCACTATTCAGAGTTTCCTCCTTTGCCCTTACCACCCGAAGAACATTATTCATTTAGACAGAATGTCCCAACAGAGGACAAAATGGGAACTTTGCATAATTCATTCTCTAATATAGAACAGCCGCAAGCGGAGGGTTTAGGCTCCAACCCAACCACCTCCAACTGGGACCAAGGCACAGAAGGCCGACTGGGTTCAAATCCTATTTCTGGAGTCAGATTAATTCCCAGGATTGCTCACTTGGCAAGCAGAAAGCACAAAATGGAAAGGTCTGAAGAGCATTCAGCGAACGTTTCTGGAGAAAATGGGCCGTTGATTGGACCTAAACTACCGGAACCACCAAAACTGGACATGGAAGACGAGTCATTAAACACAACCGTTACCCTAATCAGGAGCACAATGACGCAG GTGGGATCAATTCCAGAAGTTAAAAAAGTtgagaaaaaagcaaaaccacGTCGCCGGATATAA
- the efcab1 gene encoding EF-hand calcium-binding domain-containing protein 1 isoform X3, producing MMIDGVFRSFDKDGDGIINVEEWIEGLSVLLRGTLDEKIKHCFQVYDLNDDKVIAREEICHMLKQSLLKQPNEEDPDEAIKDVVEITMKRMDHDHDGLLSFKDFEKSVQKENLLLEAFGTCLPDPTVILQIIGCHKFLPDVLNLIHFFFLSFRVLRSLSTLYFKSNKNKETTHIHVHLQIYHE from the exons ATGATGATCGACGGAG TTTTCAGGAGTTTTGACAAAGATGGTGATGGTATCATTAATGTGGAGGAGTGGATCGAAGGACTCTCTGTTCTTCTGCGTGGGACGCtagatgagaaaataaaac ACTGCTTTCAAGTGTACGACCTGAATGATGACAAAGTCATCGCCAGAGAAGAGATTTGTCACATGCTGAAGCAGAGCCTCCTCAAGCAGCCAAATGAGGAGGATCCGGATGAAGCAATTAAAGACGTGGTTGAGATCACAATGAAGAGAATG GACCACGATCACGATGGCCTGCTATCTTTTAAGGACTTTGAAAAATCTGTCCAAAAGGAGAACCTTTTGCTAGAGGCATTTGGAACCTGCCTCCCTGACCCCACAGTAATCTTACAAATTATAGGATGCCATAAATTTCTGCCAGACGTTCTTAAtctgattcattttttttttttatctttcagaGTATTGAGAAGTTTGAGCACCTTGTATTTCAAGAGCAACAAGAACAAGGAAACAACTCATATTCATGTACACCTTCAAATCTATCATGAATAA
- the efcab1 gene encoding EF-hand calcium-binding domain-containing protein 1 isoform X1, with protein MLQMSAKSKKATQAQAETLAKKVEHFTKIEIECLIQTFNVLQAEQVGRGKATHGLDRWTFRGILQNIFGLTNAMMIDGVFRSFDKDGDGIINVEEWIEGLSVLLRGTLDEKIKHCFQVYDLNDDKVIAREEICHMLKQSLLKQPNEEDPDEAIKDVVEITMKRMDHDHDGLLSFKDFEKSVQKENLLLEAFGTCLPDPTVILQIIGCHKFLPDVLNLIHFFFLSFRVLRSLSTLYFKSNKNKETTHIHVHLQIYHE; from the exons ATGTTGCAAATGTCGGCAAAGAGCAAGAAGGCGACACAAGCCCAGGCTGAAACCCTCGCGAAAAAGGTGGAACATT TCACTAAAATAGAGATCGAGTGTCTGATCCAGACGTTTAACGTCCTTCAAGCTGAGCAGGTCGGCCGAGGTAAAGCAACACATGGCCTGGACAGATGGACGTTTAGAGGCATCCTGCAGAACATCTTTGGGTTGACCAATGCCATGATGATCGACGGAG TTTTCAGGAGTTTTGACAAAGATGGTGATGGTATCATTAATGTGGAGGAGTGGATCGAAGGACTCTCTGTTCTTCTGCGTGGGACGCtagatgagaaaataaaac ACTGCTTTCAAGTGTACGACCTGAATGATGACAAAGTCATCGCCAGAGAAGAGATTTGTCACATGCTGAAGCAGAGCCTCCTCAAGCAGCCAAATGAGGAGGATCCGGATGAAGCAATTAAAGACGTGGTTGAGATCACAATGAAGAGAATG GACCACGATCACGATGGCCTGCTATCTTTTAAGGACTTTGAAAAATCTGTCCAAAAGGAGAACCTTTTGCTAGAGGCATTTGGAACCTGCCTCCCTGACCCCACAGTAATCTTACAAATTATAGGATGCCATAAATTTCTGCCAGACGTTCTTAAtctgattcattttttttttttatctttcagaGTATTGAGAAGTTTGAGCACCTTGTATTTCAAGAGCAACAAGAACAAGGAAACAACTCATATTCATGTACACCTTCAAATCTATCATGAATAA
- the efcab1 gene encoding EF-hand calcium-binding domain-containing protein 1 isoform X2, whose amino-acid sequence MLQMSAKSKKATQAQAETLAKKVEHFTKIEIECLIQTFNVLQAEQVGRGKATHGLDRWTFRGILQNIFGLTNAMMIDGVFRSFDKDGDGIINVEEWIEGLSVLLRGTLDEKIKHCFQVYDLNDDKVIAREEICHMLKQSLLKQPNEEDPDEAIKDVVEITMKRMDHDHDGLLSFKDFEKSVQKENLLLEAFGTCLPDPTSIEKFEHLVFQEQQEQGNNSYSCTPSNLS is encoded by the exons ATGTTGCAAATGTCGGCAAAGAGCAAGAAGGCGACACAAGCCCAGGCTGAAACCCTCGCGAAAAAGGTGGAACATT TCACTAAAATAGAGATCGAGTGTCTGATCCAGACGTTTAACGTCCTTCAAGCTGAGCAGGTCGGCCGAGGTAAAGCAACACATGGCCTGGACAGATGGACGTTTAGAGGCATCCTGCAGAACATCTTTGGGTTGACCAATGCCATGATGATCGACGGAG TTTTCAGGAGTTTTGACAAAGATGGTGATGGTATCATTAATGTGGAGGAGTGGATCGAAGGACTCTCTGTTCTTCTGCGTGGGACGCtagatgagaaaataaaac ACTGCTTTCAAGTGTACGACCTGAATGATGACAAAGTCATCGCCAGAGAAGAGATTTGTCACATGCTGAAGCAGAGCCTCCTCAAGCAGCCAAATGAGGAGGATCCGGATGAAGCAATTAAAGACGTGGTTGAGATCACAATGAAGAGAATG GACCACGATCACGATGGCCTGCTATCTTTTAAGGACTTTGAAAAATCTGTCCAAAAGGAGAACCTTTTGCTAGAGGCATTTGGAACCTGCCTCCCTGACCCCACA aGTATTGAGAAGTTTGAGCACCTTGTATTTCAAGAGCAACAAGAACAAGGAAACAACTCATATTCATGTACACCTTCAAATCTATCATGA
- the sytl1 gene encoding synaptotagmin-like protein 1 isoform X3: MEKNPSRLRLLSGEWFSEVCSKRHSRWTSGCDLIRASIRHRKTKSRDVNLDEVFIGEKKETPLNNIPAEAKERLQEKTEEESEGNEENMKPDFTQALNNTNSSSPSKECETRSNGHSEESEEDLFVGLNGDLDSFNSSLTKQDPASLKTSSSNGSLHSSYTLSGSMMSLFSSGDFGVVEVRGRIQYSLVYDNHSEELQVRVYRCEDIASARKNRSDPYVKTYLLPDKSNHSKKKTSVKKKTLNPVYDQTLRYKLRIGELRSRTLNLSVWHAESLGRNIFLGEVEVALGLWDWTCTQPLWQDLQPRVYLSPESISIRGNIMLSIKFVPEGFEGGGLPLTGEVHIWLREAHGLLSKKGGAIDSFIRSYILPDVGRQSGQKTQVVKHSVSPTYNHTMVYDGFQTSDLREACAELTVCQRNGLKTNILGGVHLSCGTGQSYGEAVSWMDSTKDEVAVWTSMIENPNRWIDTTLPIRTNLMQWSV, translated from the exons ATGGAGAAAAACCCATCACGTCTGCGCCTCCTCTCCGGAGAATGGTTCAGCGAGGTCTGCAGTAAACGTCATAGCAGGTGGACTTCAGGCTGTGACCTTATTCGGGCATCCATACGCCATAGAAAGACAAAGAGCAGAG ATGTGAACCTGGATGAAGTGTTCATTGGAGAGAAGAAGGAAACTCCCTTGAACAACATCCCCGCTGAGGCAAAGGAAAGACTGCAGGAGAAAACAGAAGAGGAAAGCGAAGG GAATGAGGAAAATATGAAACCTGACTTCACTCAGGCTTTAAATAATACAAACAGTTCTTCTCCATCCAAAG AGTGTGAAACGAGAAGTAACGGGCACTCAGAAGAATCTGAG GAAGACTTATTTGTGGGTCTCAACGGGGATTTGGACTCTTTTAACAGCAGCCTGACGAAGCAAGATCCAGCTTCTCTGAAAACCAGCAGCTCCAACGGCAGCCTCCATTCGAGCTACACG CTCAGTGGAAGCATGATGAGTCTGTTCAGCTCGGGGGATTTTGGAGTGGTGGAGGTGAGGGGCCGCATCCAGTACTCGCTGGTTTACGACAATCACAGTGAGgagctgcaggtgagagtgtatCGCTGCGAGGACATCGCTTCAGCGCGCAAGAACCGTTCCGACCC ATATGTAAAGACCTATCTCTTGCCAGACAAGTCGAATCACAGCAAAAAGAAGACGTCAGTCAAGAAGAAAACACTGAACCCAGTCTATGATCAGACGCTCAGG TATAAACTGCGTATCGGGGAGCTGCGCAGTCGGACTCTGAACCTCTCTGTGTGGCACGCTGAGTCTCTGGGAAGAAATATCTTCCTGGGGGAGGTGGAGGTGGCTCTGGGGCTGTGGGACTGGACCTGCACGCAGcctctgtggcaagatctgcaGCCACGG GTTTATCTGAGTCCAGAGTCTATCAGCATCAGGGGGAACATCATGCTGTCTATCAAATTTGTGCCTGAGGGGTTTGAGG GTGGCGGTCTGCCTCTGACAGGAGAGGTTCACATCTGGCTCAGAGAGGCTCATGGTCTCCTTTCTAAGAAAGGAGGCGCTATAGACTCCTTTATAAGAAG CTACATTCTCCCAGATGTCGGTCGACAGAGCGGTCAAAAGACACAGGTGGTGAAGCACTCCGTCAGTCCAACATACAACCACACCATGGTCTATGACGGCTTTCAAACCAGTGATCTGAGGGAGGCCTGTGCTGAGCTTACAGTCTGTCAAAGAAATGGTCTAAAGACGAACATTCTGGGAGGGGTTCATCTGAGCTGCGGAACAG GTCAGAGCTATGGCGAGGCCGTCAGCTGGATGGACTCCACAAAGGACGAAGTCGCCGTGTGGACCTCCATGATTGAAAACCCAAACCGCTGGATTGATACAACACTGCCGATCAGAACTAACCTCATGCAGTGGTCTGTGTGA
- the sytl1 gene encoding synaptotagmin-like protein 1 isoform X2, whose protein sequence is MAEERVDSSLDLSHLTEEEQSSVLQVLQRDLELRNLDEGRIRNLEQMEKNPSRLRLLSGEWFSEVCSKRHSRWTSGCDLIRASIRHRKTKSRDVNLDEVFIGEKKETPLNNIPAEAKERLQEKTEEESEGNEENMKPDFTQALNNTNSSSPSKECETRSNGHSEESEEDLFVGLNGDLDSFNSSLTKQDPASLKTSSSNGSLHSSYTLSGSMMSLFSSGDFGVVEVRGRIQYSLVYDNHSEELQVRVYRCEDIASARKNRSDPYVKTYLLPDKSNHSKKKTSVKKKTLNPVYDQTLRYKLRIGELRSRTLNLSVWHAESLGRNIFLGEVEVALGLWDWTCTQPLWQDLQPRVYLSPESISIRGNIMLSIKFVPEGFEGGGLPLTGEVHIWLREAHGLLSKKGGAIDSFIRSYILPDVGRQSGQKTQVVKHSVSPTYNHTMVYDGFQTSDLREACAELTVCQRNGLKTNILGGVHLSCGTGQSYGEAVSWMDSTKDEVAVWTSMIENPNRWIDTTLPIRTNLMQWSV, encoded by the exons ATGGCGGAGGAGCGGGTTGACTCATCTCTCGATCTGAGCCACCTGACGGAGGAGGAGCAATCCTCCGTCCTGCAGGTCCTGCAGCGTGATTTGGAGTTGCGTAATCTCGATGAAGGTCGTATAAG GAACCTTGAGCAGATGGAGAAAAACCCATCACGTCTGCGCCTCCTCTCCGGAGAATGGTTCAGCGAGGTCTGCAGTAAACGTCATAGCAGGTGGACTTCAGGCTGTGACCTTATTCGGGCATCCATACGCCATAGAAAGACAAAGAGCAGAG ATGTGAACCTGGATGAAGTGTTCATTGGAGAGAAGAAGGAAACTCCCTTGAACAACATCCCCGCTGAGGCAAAGGAAAGACTGCAGGAGAAAACAGAAGAGGAAAGCGAAGG GAATGAGGAAAATATGAAACCTGACTTCACTCAGGCTTTAAATAATACAAACAGTTCTTCTCCATCCAAAG AGTGTGAAACGAGAAGTAACGGGCACTCAGAAGAATCTGAG GAAGACTTATTTGTGGGTCTCAACGGGGATTTGGACTCTTTTAACAGCAGCCTGACGAAGCAAGATCCAGCTTCTCTGAAAACCAGCAGCTCCAACGGCAGCCTCCATTCGAGCTACACG CTCAGTGGAAGCATGATGAGTCTGTTCAGCTCGGGGGATTTTGGAGTGGTGGAGGTGAGGGGCCGCATCCAGTACTCGCTGGTTTACGACAATCACAGTGAGgagctgcaggtgagagtgtatCGCTGCGAGGACATCGCTTCAGCGCGCAAGAACCGTTCCGACCC ATATGTAAAGACCTATCTCTTGCCAGACAAGTCGAATCACAGCAAAAAGAAGACGTCAGTCAAGAAGAAAACACTGAACCCAGTCTATGATCAGACGCTCAGG TATAAACTGCGTATCGGGGAGCTGCGCAGTCGGACTCTGAACCTCTCTGTGTGGCACGCTGAGTCTCTGGGAAGAAATATCTTCCTGGGGGAGGTGGAGGTGGCTCTGGGGCTGTGGGACTGGACCTGCACGCAGcctctgtggcaagatctgcaGCCACGG GTTTATCTGAGTCCAGAGTCTATCAGCATCAGGGGGAACATCATGCTGTCTATCAAATTTGTGCCTGAGGGGTTTGAGG GTGGCGGTCTGCCTCTGACAGGAGAGGTTCACATCTGGCTCAGAGAGGCTCATGGTCTCCTTTCTAAGAAAGGAGGCGCTATAGACTCCTTTATAAGAAG CTACATTCTCCCAGATGTCGGTCGACAGAGCGGTCAAAAGACACAGGTGGTGAAGCACTCCGTCAGTCCAACATACAACCACACCATGGTCTATGACGGCTTTCAAACCAGTGATCTGAGGGAGGCCTGTGCTGAGCTTACAGTCTGTCAAAGAAATGGTCTAAAGACGAACATTCTGGGAGGGGTTCATCTGAGCTGCGGAACAG GTCAGAGCTATGGCGAGGCCGTCAGCTGGATGGACTCCACAAAGGACGAAGTCGCCGTGTGGACCTCCATGATTGAAAACCCAAACCGCTGGATTGATACAACACTGCCGATCAGAACTAACCTCATGCAGTGGTCTGTGTGA
- the sytl1 gene encoding synaptotagmin-like protein 1 isoform X1, with translation MVLGAYMKKDVILRHIKPGFCRTNVQTGVWEPEGMAEERVDSSLDLSHLTEEEQSSVLQVLQRDLELRNLDEGRIRNLEQMEKNPSRLRLLSGEWFSEVCSKRHSRWTSGCDLIRASIRHRKTKSRDVNLDEVFIGEKKETPLNNIPAEAKERLQEKTEEESEGNEENMKPDFTQALNNTNSSSPSKECETRSNGHSEESEEDLFVGLNGDLDSFNSSLTKQDPASLKTSSSNGSLHSSYTLSGSMMSLFSSGDFGVVEVRGRIQYSLVYDNHSEELQVRVYRCEDIASARKNRSDPYVKTYLLPDKSNHSKKKTSVKKKTLNPVYDQTLRYKLRIGELRSRTLNLSVWHAESLGRNIFLGEVEVALGLWDWTCTQPLWQDLQPRVYLSPESISIRGNIMLSIKFVPEGFEGGGLPLTGEVHIWLREAHGLLSKKGGAIDSFIRSYILPDVGRQSGQKTQVVKHSVSPTYNHTMVYDGFQTSDLREACAELTVCQRNGLKTNILGGVHLSCGTGQSYGEAVSWMDSTKDEVAVWTSMIENPNRWIDTTLPIRTNLMQWSV, from the exons ATGGTCTTGGGGGCGTACAT GAAAAAAGACGTCATATTGCGTCATATTAAGCCAGGGTTTTGTAGGACCAACGTGCAAACAGGAGTGTGGGAGCCAGAAG GTATGGCGGAGGAGCGGGTTGACTCATCTCTCGATCTGAGCCACCTGACGGAGGAGGAGCAATCCTCCGTCCTGCAGGTCCTGCAGCGTGATTTGGAGTTGCGTAATCTCGATGAAGGTCGTATAAG GAACCTTGAGCAGATGGAGAAAAACCCATCACGTCTGCGCCTCCTCTCCGGAGAATGGTTCAGCGAGGTCTGCAGTAAACGTCATAGCAGGTGGACTTCAGGCTGTGACCTTATTCGGGCATCCATACGCCATAGAAAGACAAAGAGCAGAG ATGTGAACCTGGATGAAGTGTTCATTGGAGAGAAGAAGGAAACTCCCTTGAACAACATCCCCGCTGAGGCAAAGGAAAGACTGCAGGAGAAAACAGAAGAGGAAAGCGAAGG GAATGAGGAAAATATGAAACCTGACTTCACTCAGGCTTTAAATAATACAAACAGTTCTTCTCCATCCAAAG AGTGTGAAACGAGAAGTAACGGGCACTCAGAAGAATCTGAG GAAGACTTATTTGTGGGTCTCAACGGGGATTTGGACTCTTTTAACAGCAGCCTGACGAAGCAAGATCCAGCTTCTCTGAAAACCAGCAGCTCCAACGGCAGCCTCCATTCGAGCTACACG CTCAGTGGAAGCATGATGAGTCTGTTCAGCTCGGGGGATTTTGGAGTGGTGGAGGTGAGGGGCCGCATCCAGTACTCGCTGGTTTACGACAATCACAGTGAGgagctgcaggtgagagtgtatCGCTGCGAGGACATCGCTTCAGCGCGCAAGAACCGTTCCGACCC ATATGTAAAGACCTATCTCTTGCCAGACAAGTCGAATCACAGCAAAAAGAAGACGTCAGTCAAGAAGAAAACACTGAACCCAGTCTATGATCAGACGCTCAGG TATAAACTGCGTATCGGGGAGCTGCGCAGTCGGACTCTGAACCTCTCTGTGTGGCACGCTGAGTCTCTGGGAAGAAATATCTTCCTGGGGGAGGTGGAGGTGGCTCTGGGGCTGTGGGACTGGACCTGCACGCAGcctctgtggcaagatctgcaGCCACGG GTTTATCTGAGTCCAGAGTCTATCAGCATCAGGGGGAACATCATGCTGTCTATCAAATTTGTGCCTGAGGGGTTTGAGG GTGGCGGTCTGCCTCTGACAGGAGAGGTTCACATCTGGCTCAGAGAGGCTCATGGTCTCCTTTCTAAGAAAGGAGGCGCTATAGACTCCTTTATAAGAAG CTACATTCTCCCAGATGTCGGTCGACAGAGCGGTCAAAAGACACAGGTGGTGAAGCACTCCGTCAGTCCAACATACAACCACACCATGGTCTATGACGGCTTTCAAACCAGTGATCTGAGGGAGGCCTGTGCTGAGCTTACAGTCTGTCAAAGAAATGGTCTAAAGACGAACATTCTGGGAGGGGTTCATCTGAGCTGCGGAACAG GTCAGAGCTATGGCGAGGCCGTCAGCTGGATGGACTCCACAAAGGACGAAGTCGCCGTGTGGACCTCCATGATTGAAAACCCAAACCGCTGGATTGATACAACACTGCCGATCAGAACTAACCTCATGCAGTGGTCTGTGTGA